The DNA segment CGTCCGGTAGACCCGGTCGACCATCGGCACGATCTCCTTGACGATCATGGACTTGAAGTTGCCCTCGGAGGTGTCGACGTACCAGCCGCTCTGACCGTCCGGGAAGACCACGATGGCGTCGAGGCCCATCCTGTCCAGGACCGCGTCGATGTCCCGGGCCTCCCACTCGATGTTGCTGCCGTTGAAGCCGTTCAGCATGTAGACCACCGGGAACCGCTTCGCCGTGGTCCGGGTGTAGCTCTTCGGCAGGTAGACGTTGAACTGGGCGCGCCGCTTCATCGCCGCGGAGTCGTAGTCGTCCCGGAAGAACCGGGCGTGGTCGCCGAGCTCGACGTCCTTGCGGGGATCGATGTAGAGCAGCTCCCGCGTGGTGGGCAGGCCGGTCCAGGTGCGGATCGTGTCGACCACGAGCCGGCCCTGGCCGTCCACGAAGACCTCGGCCTGGCTGTCGGTGAGCGTCACCTTGCCCTTCTTGAGCAGGGCTTTCAGCTCGGTGATCCGGCGGTCAGCGGTGTCGCCCTGGTGGAAGAAGCCGGACGCCAGCGTCGCGGCATAGCCGCGAACGTCTCCGGAGGCCACGGCGCGATGCTGCCGGCTGATCACGGCGCAGGCATGAGCCAATTGGGTACGGGTGGCAGCAGTCCCGGTGATCCCCTCCAGTGCCCGCAGGCGCGCTTTCGAATAGAGACCGACCGGGCCCTGGTAGAACCCGCCGCCGCCGGTGCCGTCGTAGACCCGGACCGCGATGGTGTTCGTCGTGCCCCAGCGCAGCAGGCCGTCCGCCGGGTAGTACTCCCGCGGCACCTCCCACGTCGAGTCGAAGTTCGGCGGGAAGCCGCCGGTCCTGCCGATCTCGGTGCCGTTGAGGAACACCTGGTCGGCGTCGTCGATCTTGCCGAGCGCCGCGATGATGTTCGCGTCGGCGACCCCGGTGGGGCGGGCCGGCAGCGTGAAGGTCTTGCGGTACCAGGCGAAACCGTCGTACCCGGACAGGTCGGTGTGCTCGCCCCAGTTGTCCGGGACGCTCCAGTCACGCCAGGCCGTGTCGGCGAACGCCGGGTCCGACCAGGACGCGTCGTCGCCGGTCGTGAACTTCCAGCCGGAACCGGCCAGATCCACGCCGAAATCGACGGATCCGGTGGTCGCGCAGGAGGTGTCGGAGGAGGG comes from the Actinoplanes sp. OR16 genome and includes:
- a CDS encoding alpha/beta hydrolase family protein codes for the protein MNVPTSAAASPKPSSDTSCATTGSVDFGVDLAGSGWKFTTGDDASWSDPAFADTAWRDWSVPDNWGEHTDLSGYDGFAWYRKTFTLPARPTGVADANIIAALGKIDDADQVFLNGTEIGRTGGFPPNFDSTWEVPREYYPADGLLRWGTTNTIAVRVYDGTGGGGFYQGPVGLYSKARLRALEGITGTAATRTQLAHACAVISRQHRAVASGDVRGYAATLASGFFHQGDTADRRITELKALLKKGKVTLTDSQAEVFVDGQGRLVVDTIRTWTGLPTTRELLYIDPRKDVELGDHARFFRDDYDSAAMKRRAQFNVYLPKSYTRTTAKRFPVVYMLNGFNGSNIEWEARDIDAVLDRMGLDAIVVFPDGQSGWYVDTSEGNFKSMIVKEIVPMVDRVYRTIPDRDHRGITGVSMGGQGAFTIGLTNPDLFSSIASHMGALSFAPLIGTAAERAANAGLRPLTLVAGMSAADLNRHRFYLDGGDADEYRFGVAAQQMSTLLAGKGVKHDYQLGAGNHSDAYWMPKLDRSFGLHIEQFSAHPVKQPKEPKTHKDGYRWP